Below is a genomic region from Candidatus Gastranaerophilales bacterium.
CTCGGCATGCCGAGGTAGTCCAGTTCATTATAGACAACTCATGAAAAAAATGCATGGATTTAACGAAAATAATTTATAAAGCTTAACGCTAGACTTCCAAAAACAATCTTCTTCCGACAATATTCGGTTTGTTGTTGTAATAGCCTGCAAAATAACCGCCTTTTACAGGTGAATTTTTTCCGTAATATTGGTTAGTTGTTGTTTGCATAAAAGGATTTGCAAAAGGATTATTTGATGTGTTTTGAGCACCAACAGACTGGGGTGTAGAAACAGGTGCATACAAAACCTTTGAAATTAAACTTTGTAAATTGTTAATCATAAAATACCTTCTTGCGAACTTTCCGCAATAACCTCACATTATTTTGTTAATGAATTATTAATTGTTGTCATAATTATAATCGCAAAACAGAAATTTTTTAATATTTTTTAACAAAAATCATATTTTCAATGGAGACTATACTAAAAAGCGGGAATAAATCCCGCATTATAATATAATATTTCGCTTAAATATTAAACAGAAACTTTTTCATCTGCTGTTTCAAGATATTTGACCGCACTGCAAGCTGCAATAGCACCATCTGCCGCTGCTGTTATAACTTGCCTTAATGGTGTATTTCTAACATCGCCTACCGCATAAACACCTTGAACAGAGGTTTGCATATTAACATCTGTTTCAACAAATCCTGCTTGATTTTGTCTAAGTTGCCCGTTAATACCATCAACATTCGGCGTAAATCCGATATACGGGAAAACTCCATCAACCTTCAACTCTTTTTTAGACTTATCTTCTGTGCTTTCGATTACAAAGGTTTCAACAGTTGTATTGCCTTGGATTTCTTTTGGAACATAATTCCAGACAAATTCCAATTTTTCATTTTTAAAGGCTCTTTCTTGAACAATTTTGTCAGCTCTTAAAGAATCACGGCGGTGAACTACATATACCTTTGTTGCAAATTTAGTCAAATACATTGCTTCTTCAACTGCGGCATTTCCTCCACCGACAACAGCAACAACCTTGTCCTTATAAAAAGCTCCGTCGCAAACCGCACAGTAGCTGACGCCTCTACCTACAAATTCTTTTTCACCTGCAACGCCTAATTTTTTTGCCTGTGCACCTGTTGCAATGATTACTGTTTTTGCCTTAAATACGGCTTCATTAGTTTCGATTGTTTTAATGTCTGAAACTAAATCTATTTTTAAAATCTCTTGCATAGGGAATTTTTCCACGCCGAACTTGTCAGCATGTTCTTCAAATTTTTCCATCAAGTCATAACCGCCGATAACGGGGAAACCTGGGTAATTTTCTATCTCCAAATAATTACTGGGTTGCCCGCCAAACATTGTAATATCAATCATGGCAGTTTTTACATTACCTCTACATGCGTACATAGCAGCAGAAAAGCCACCCGGCCCTCCACCTAATATAACCACGTCAAATTGCAACTCTTTTTTCTCTGTTTGCATCATTTTATAAATCTCACTCTTCTCTTTTAATAATTTATCCGGTCTATTCAAAAATATCAGGAACTGTTGCACCCGACATCTTGAAGGCAACTATATTATATTCTACAAACTCTGTTTTGACCAGTTGCCCTTTTTGATAAGTTTTAACTTCAATTCTGTCTGTACCTCTAAAGTTATCACCATTAAGCGTTAAAACAGGCGTTTCTATTGACTCCTCGTCAATATCGTAAGATTTTTTCTTAAACCTTACAGTATCCCCTCTTACCTCATCCACACTTATTGAAGCTCTCGCTCCTGAAACAGGATTGCTGAGAGTTATGACGCCATTTTGTCTTGATAAGTTCCAAATATCAACGCTATAAGGTGCAAACATTTGAGAATTATTTGTTTTTGACAAAACAGAAACAACCTTCCACGCACCGAAAAAACCCGATGGAACGCTGTCTGTTAAAGAAACTCCGCCCGAAATAACCGTATTTGCAGCACAAGAATTTACATTGCCAAATTGAAACATGGCA
It encodes:
- the trxB gene encoding thioredoxin-disulfide reductase translates to MMQTEKKELQFDVVILGGGPGGFSAAMYACRGNVKTAMIDITMFGGQPSNYLEIENYPGFPVIGGYDLMEKFEEHADKFGVEKFPMQEILKIDLVSDIKTIETNEAVFKAKTVIIATGAQAKKLGVAGEKEFVGRGVSYCAVCDGAFYKDKVVAVVGGGNAAVEEAMYLTKFATKVYVVHRRDSLRADKIVQERAFKNEKLEFVWNYVPKEIQGNTTVETFVIESTEDKSKKELKVDGVFPYIGFTPNVDGINGQLRQNQAGFVETDVNMQTSVQGVYAVGDVRNTPLRQVITAAADGAIAACSAVKYLETADEKVSV